The Xanthomonas sp. DAR 34887 genome has a segment encoding these proteins:
- a CDS encoding OmpA family protein has protein sequence MTTTHSRFVLSRTVAAALLLGACGAGTAQTQLLPQQHRISDEAIAADLHGYQSVQDRIQALNDGGRPVRDYALSKAQCWLDVSFHEYTRNDRSAFPQGALSESEKLVQLMEQGAATIPTETPLVNDAKYLRDDLWQRLRALHGTAGFSCAQQAAACGEVELVHAGNEFNQQQWRHSKPYIQIAEDLVNDAEALARQCDGPKQADTPAAAPIPLVANVLFEFDRDGYKDIRTYSLESLDRALARIAEEKLTLQNVELVGHADRMDGRGHDYNQGLSERRARTVRELLIGRGVAADRIRYEYRGDSQQVQQCAGVTPRAALLECLLPNRRVEVRLVVGRGD, from the coding sequence ATGACCACGACCCACTCCCGCTTCGTCCTGTCCCGCACTGTCGCCGCCGCCCTGTTGCTCGGCGCCTGTGGCGCCGGCACCGCGCAGACCCAGTTGCTGCCGCAGCAGCACCGCATCAGCGACGAAGCCATCGCCGCCGACCTGCACGGCTACCAATCCGTGCAGGACCGCATCCAGGCGCTCAACGACGGCGGCCGGCCGGTGCGCGACTACGCCCTGTCCAAGGCGCAATGCTGGCTCGACGTGTCCTTCCACGAATACACCCGCAACGACCGCAGCGCGTTCCCGCAAGGGGCGCTGAGCGAGTCGGAGAAACTGGTGCAACTGATGGAGCAGGGCGCCGCGACGATCCCGACCGAGACGCCGCTGGTCAACGACGCCAAGTACCTGCGCGACGACCTGTGGCAGCGCCTGCGCGCGCTGCACGGCACTGCCGGCTTCAGCTGCGCGCAGCAGGCGGCGGCCTGCGGCGAGGTCGAGCTGGTGCATGCCGGCAACGAATTCAACCAGCAGCAATGGCGGCACTCCAAGCCCTACATCCAGATCGCCGAGGACCTGGTCAACGACGCCGAGGCGCTGGCACGGCAGTGCGACGGGCCGAAGCAGGCGGACACGCCGGCGGCGGCGCCGATTCCGCTGGTGGCGAATGTGCTGTTCGAGTTCGACCGCGACGGCTACAAGGACATCCGCACCTATTCGCTGGAAAGCCTGGATCGCGCGCTGGCCCGCATCGCCGAAGAGAAGCTGACCCTGCAGAACGTGGAACTGGTCGGCCATGCCGATCGCATGGACGGCCGCGGCCACGACTACAACCAGGGCCTGTCCGAGCGCCGCGCGCGCACCGTGCGCGAACTGCTGATCGGCCGCGGCGTCGCCGCCGACCGCATCCGCTACGAATACCGCGGCGACAGCCAGCAGGTGCAGCAGTGCGCCGGCGTGACGCCGCGTGCGGCCTTGCTGGAATGCCTGCTGCCGAACCGCCGCGTCGAAGTGCGCCTGGTGGTCGGCCGCGGCGACTAG